ATCTTTCATTTCAGACTCTGATTCAAACATACCTGGTCGATATTTGCGATGTTGACACCATTTTACAATCCGTCAACACGCTTGATCCATAGATTGTGTTTGAGTGCATCTATGATGCTGATAAAGAAGAAGATGGAGATCATATGTAAATAAGACTGTACCTTGGGAGAAGCTAGAGCCTGGACCAGTGGTCACACTGAATCGGGTGGTGGCCACTCTGTGTGTGGTGACATTCTTCTGGGGCTGGAAGAGGATGATGTGGATCTTGGGAGCGAAGAGGCAGCCCAGCACTACTGAGCCACTCAGACTCACGGAGATGCACATGGTAGTGGTCTGTACCTGCAAGACATGAATCCCACACAaatcagtttaaaataaaatcgaGTCGGTTTGTTGAGTTTTACATTTggtcacatttgtttttatttaacttgatTCTAATGTGTTTCCAAAGCCTATGTGGTTAAAAATAGATCTGCAAAAATGTGAAGTGTGTATGAGCAATCCTCCGCATACTTATACACGCTTTCGAAACGAGCatcaacaaataacatttttagaggatttatcaaaatgaacatGTTGTTTGTTGTGTATGATTTAACATTTGATTTATCAGAAATGTATTCAAGATATTTCATACATGCATTCCATGGCAACCAAAGCCATTTGCTTGTGAGCAATTTCccaaaatgcaatatatttttattttgttcattctaAACACAAAAATTCAACTGCAGTCATTAGGTCATGTTTTAGAAAATCTACAATGTAACCTTGATAAATAACtgtatgaaaacatgaaataccTGAGGAAAAAATGTTTCCTTTCTATTGAATTGAACAGTTTTTTCGTGAGAGCAGCAATGCTTCAGAATAAACCAAAGTGCTTTAAATAATGCATCATTCACAAAGAAAACTATACCTAGAAAGGTCTTGTCTCTTTTCACAGTATGCATTGCTTCTGTCTACATAAACATGCACTGTTCATATAGAATTCTGTGCTGAATGGGTGTTGTTGCCTGATCTGCATTCAGTGTTTCCTcccaaattcacatttattggGCAAAACGCCTAAAAAAATGGCTGACATGGTGTACACAGACAACctaactaaacaaacaaacaagcatatAAACATTCAAATGCACGGACAAATCTGATTCTAAAGATCAGCATCCTGACTTTTCAAATACGAGATTCATATCTTGATCTTGGTCACTGATGCCGCTTGCATGTAATGTGCGCATTGGTGATTTATGTCTTGTTTCTGAGAGGCATAtcaaatatttatcaaataaatctTACCAGCCCCATGTGCTTTTTCTCAAGCATATCAATGTTCCAGACGGTTGGTGAGAAACAGAAATAATGaaaccaaaattattttttgcgAGATGAACAGGGTTATAGCCTTTCCGTCTCAAAGGTACACCTTCTTTTCGGAGCACGGGCCGCAGCTGGGAATCAACTTTCCGTGTTCTAACACATCACCtcacacacgcaaacaaaaTGAGAGAAGAAAGTGAAGTCTCGTCCAATCAGGACTGAGGGAGATTCCCCTCTCTCGCTTCAACTCTGTCAGctatcttttctttctttcgctgTTAATGGATGATGCTGAACTGACCCTAGCAGAAGCTCCCTGCAGCCATAACACCTCCATAACATATAGCTCACTGGAGCAGCCACATGCAATACATTTCCTGTCATCAGTGGTGCGTCATATCAGATACACATATTTCATtctgaggtgtataaagacattagATAGTgaggcgttatgtttttattaccttagaatgagctatttctatctacatacatcgcaggtccccttgcatggaattcaatgttttacagtacccaaacagacaaactgctctacagagagcatttcgtaaatacgttatcttctttggcaaagaagcaaaaacgattcgcaacctcaccactagatgctgctaaattccTTACAGTGGACCTTTAAGTTGTCCAATTGTCTTatatatttgttaatttttCTCTGTTAAACTAATAAAGATGAACCTCTAAACACAATGGTTTTCTACACATactatgttttaaaaaatgtacatattttaaaataaaactatcatattttaaacatttagttatttattgcGAATAATGTATGCAtcaaagtataaaaatatttaaaatgtcagattttaactttttcataGTATTTCTCTTGGCACTTGACTGAAGGATACTCGAATcaattgaatgaaatgttttcatagGCTAGTCATTTGCCAGGATGAAACATCCCACTTCCTTTGTTCTACATTGAACGGCTTTTGAGCCCCATGAAATGTGCGGCTCTCCTTTCATCAGTGCAAAAAAGACAGGTGATCAAAGAGATTTCTGTATCCGCCATCTGAATCGGCAGGTACCGAAAGAAAGGAAAATCAATCAGGAAACTCTTGTGCTCTCAGGGAAATTGTGTATGCTAAAAAGTCAGTGCTGGAAAGTGATTAAGGGCTATAAGAGAGGCTCATTAtctaaatgatgaaaaaatattcCGCGCTGTCATTGTCTGTGCGGTGTGATTTGAAACAGCCTATGTAGTTATTCCCACAGGAGAGCTGTATTATCCCCAGGCACAAGATTTACTTCTCAAAGAAATTATATTGTTATACAGAACACCCAGGGAAAGCGTAACTGTCTTCAAGGCATTTCAGACCAGAAAATCCAACTGGTGGGGTTTTAAAGAGAAGCATAAAGCTGTCTAGAACAAgctatttgttttgtaaaagttGACACATCCAACACAATCGTAGggcaaataaaaactattttacgaggtggctaatttgtatgaatttttaGGATcctatttgtatgttttagaaTGATCTGCTTGTGCATCACACAAAATTCATATATGTGACCATacacgacaaaaccagtcttaagggtacatttttcaaaattgagactTTTACATCGtttgaaagctgaagaaataagctttctatttatatatgttttaggtcatatatgtttttatatatgtgttaggataggacactatctgccggaacaacaactgtttacaaaactGGAATTTAAGGGTGCAAAAAGTTGAAGTTGTTCAATCTGAGGCCCTGTAGCAGTCCATCCActaacaaaaagaaagtttcatacatttacggtagggaatttataaaaaatcttcatggaacatgatctttacttaatatcctaatgttttttggcaaaaagaaaaatctgtaatttttaccccTCCAATGTATTTTTTGGCCATTACTAAAAGTGTTACCATGCTActtgagactggttttgttgtccagggtcacatatattgtaaaaagtccccttgtaaaatagttacgaataaGTGTTTTGTTATATTCCCTCTCTAAAATCATCCTTTTGAAATTACTGTTGTTGGTGGAGGAAAAATCTATGtgactattttacgaggtggctaattcatttaaaatttgtatGATTTTTATTACCGAATATTATTATATACCGAAAGGCAAAACTGAAGCCCAAACCTTGCGGAAGTATAATGTATTAAAACGTAGGGATAAGATTGtacaattcatacaaattatCCACCTCGTGAAACAGTTacgaaatcctgtgaaattgtATTGGAAAAAATACACGGTACCTGGCCAAACTTTGTCCAAACTGCAGATTATTAACTTGTTAATGTAaccaaaatgttttcataatctTGATATTATAATCAAATAACCTTCTTCACCTCTCAaacaattgtaatttttggttGATGTCTCAAATCCCTTTACTTTCTAACTACCCAGCTCGATTCTGGTATAACGTACACTTTTCAACGCTCCAATGGTTAAAATCCAAAAATGCAtactgtgagaatctggatttcgtcctgtcctctacaaatattgcatctgtgtttaatacaaagttcatatatcatatgtattcattcgtatgcattcctattaatattagcttctattcacataagatgtgccttactttcttgttgtttaacctcggtgaaagttgtatcatgtcttatgctgtcttatgttgatataagtatctgttgttctacatatcaaggttcctaatgatgcctatggacaattgttttgttattgtaatattatatatgtaatcatatctgattgttcaggaggaaagactaaacagaaagtctggtgattttccactgttttggtggttttatatgacgcctcctgatgcaagcttataagtattagtccttaacaataaactttggactctgattgaacaagcacttgtgtctgtgtcaaactttgtctccaggcctgaaactctgtgtgttcagtcgactagactcttcaaccgtagaatattgtttagacaaggggacataagaagtttacattctttcacaaacttaaatataaatatatatacatcttTGGAAGTAGTTTTAGGATGTAAAATGGGTTAAATCTTACTTGTTTTATCAAGTGTGTTTTGAGATTATGAGATTATTGTTATGTCGCCATATTTGATTTGCAATAGACATGCGTCATATTTACGACTAAATAggcttacatttttaaattccgaaatgttttgtttcccaGAAGCCAAATATTAAACCACTGGTGTCATCTGGATAACTTCAATGATGGATGTGCTTTTGGTGTTGCTTTTCTATTCTGTCTCTCATAGGATGAAGCTATTTTGTGTTAAGTTATTCGCTTGTGTTTGAACAAACAAAAGTATATACCATACATCATGGATatcatgagagtgaataaattataacaaaattatCCAACAGAAGTATCCAATTACTTGAAGTATTGACATACATGTACTGCTACCATGGTTGTATTGTACTGTTCATATTTACTTACCCTGTAGTCACTGGCGGTAACGTAGAAGATGGGCTGGAAAGCCAGCCAGATTATGCACGTGGTGTACATGGTGAAGCCGATAAACTTGGCCTCATTGAAGTTCTCTGGGCACTTTCTAGTCTTAAAGGCGTAAAAGGTACAAAGGATGATGAGGATGCAGTTGTATGTTAAAGACAACAGCATGCTTGAATCCTTGCTGTTGCACTTCAGCGTCACCACGTCTCTTTTCTCAGGATTGACCTCCTTTCTCACCCCCGGAGCCTCAACCAGAAGCCAGACCACCACTACCAGCAGCTGACAGGAGATCAGAGCAGCACAGATGGCCACCTGCGGGGCGGGGCTGATGAACCGTGGCCTCTGTGCTCCGTCTTTAACGCCGTTGAATATTCGAGCGATGCGATTGGTCTTGGTCAACAATGCGGAGTAGCAAACGGCGAAGGACGTGCCCAGGCCGAGCCGTCGTAACGTGCACACCACGGCTGAGGGTTTGCTGATATAGATGAAGGTAATGGAGTAGCAAAGCAGGACACCAAgaagaagaatgtaggacagttcACGTCCGCTGGCCTTCACCACTGGAGTCTCGTTGTGCTTTAGGAAGAGGCCGATCACGAAGAGCGTGCAGAGGATCCCGAGGCATGAGATGGTGACCGGTCCAACAGCCCAGGCGTCCTCCCAGTGAATGTACTCCTCGGGTAGGTCGTAACAGCCTGTCAGATTATCTAAAGGCCACTCTCCGAAACCGCAAACCGCACAGGTGAATTCGTCCTGGAGGTATTGAAACGGCTGGCAAGGAATGCATATCCAGCAGCAGACGTCTCCGGGCTGCATGCTCTTTATCTCATTTTTCTTGCAAGGGTCACTGCATTGGGAGGTGGGTGCCCCTTGGCTTTCCCATGGAATGGAGCTCGTGTTCAGACTTAGACTCTGAGCCCAGTACCCCACTTTTCGATACACATACTTGTCGTTCTCTTTGTGATAATGGAAGATGTTGTAGCGACCCAGGCTGTCTCCATAGGTGTCAAAGTGAATAGCATTCTCTGTATCAGCAGGCCGAAACGGAGCTGCAGACAcaaatcataaacatttattaacagtcttGGCAACACATCATTTAATTGTTTCTCAGCGGCAAAGTCGTTTTCTTTATAAGCAGAGAAAATGTGCATCCCAGAGGGACCTTTTACGTAAGCCTAGCCCACATTTCCTCAGGTTTGCAGACGCATTGGTCTCAGGTGCAAACGATACATTTGCATAATTGAGGTCGGGAGGTTGATACATTGTCTGGTTTCTATGATGCAATTTGGCATTCTTGGAAGAACATCAACCAAAAAACAGCTGGATGGCAAGAAGATGTTGATTCAAAATTGTTGTTGGACTGTGACAGACTTCTGTTATTTTCTTAATACAAGACCGTTTGGCACagatgtttaatatatatatcgCAGGTTGTGATTACTAACTAGCTTgtagtttttatataatttatggTAAACGCTagcatgagacgaataagcctaATGCATCATAATGAAACTTGATCAAAAGTCATTTAGAAGCACACAGGTTATATATTGGATTTATGTATCTATTtgcattagtttttttttctcccatGGGAGAACCTCAAAATCCATTTATCTTTCAAATTGACTTGGTGACTAAACAAAGAatagatttaattaaattaaggcATActggtgaacacaaaaccagtgtttGTAAGTGCGCACAGAACGTTAACCTTATTCATCTTTgggtaataatataatataattatgcAGGATTATGTAAAACGTAAAATCCATAAGCATAAAGTTTGAGATTATAATAAATCTGCATACTGGTGGGGTCATCTGGTACAAAATACAATCTACTAACCAGGCAAAGCCAAATAAGAGCACGAAGGGTGGTGttgaaaaacattaaatacatcTTTTTCCACCAGTGTGAATGAACCATCAGTTGTCAAATGGAATTTCATTGTAtttgaggtttaaaaaaaacagagcatcttttttgttattttgacctgtttttccattttcattttctataaatgaatgcaaatagaaaatattttgatttaaaattagGGTGAAATATTGCAagtatttcacagaatgaaacaaaattatatttttacctaaacacagaCCTGTAAATCTTTTCTTTGAAATGGTATCTAAATGTTTTCTACGCCTgtatataatgcatttaaattaaatgatagAATTTGTGGCTACAAAAATTAAAACTCACCATCAAACTTCGTCTTCAAGATAAAGTCCTTGTACAGCTTCTTCCCATTTACTGGTTTCATGGCGCTGcagatttttgtgttattcaaACACACCGCCTGTCTCATATTATGCAAGGCATGGGCCATTGCGTACACAGCGTTCACCACGAACATGATCTTGGACTCCTGCTCGAATTTGCCATCTCGGAGCGAATGCTTCCCGCAGCCGATGTCGTGCAGACTGCACTGAAAGCGATTTTCCCAGAATTCTCTGAACCACGGGTTCCGCGTGTTGTTGTATGGATTGAGGTTCGTAAAGTACGAGGTAAAGTCTGGGATGGCATAGGAAGCCAACTCAATAGTAAAAGCTCCATCTGCCACACTCTCGCTTCCTCTCACCACGCTCTCCTGCGCTCCCCATCCATCGCTGGCCACCCAGATAAAAGAGACGTTCATGCGCTTCGCAGCGACCAGGAGCTCCCTGGCGTCTTCGCTTCTAGTGAAGAGGACCACTACTTTCGCGTTGGACTTCTGCAGCAGAGATCTGATGACCCCATCATAACTGAAGCGGTCCATGGAGCGGCTGACCTTGGCTGAAGTGGCGATACAGATTTGCAGAGCTCGAGCCTCCTGCTGAAAGGCGTCGATGCCTGTCTCGCCGTAATCGCCCTCTGAGGCCACAGTGGAGACGTACGTCCAGTTGAGATAGCGCAGGATTTCGGCCATGGCTTTGGCCTGGTAGAAGTCGGGCGGCACGGTTCGTGCAAAATAATCGTAGCGGGATTTGTCGCTCAGTTTTGCGCTGGTCGAGGCGTAGCTGATCTGAGGGATTTGGAAAAGACGCAGGAGGTTGGCCACCTGAGaatgaacaaatgaaatacTGTGAGAATTGTAGTTCTAAActatagaaaaacagaaagattctCATTAAAATCACAGTTGGATCACAGATTACTGTATTGTTACGtaatatacagaataaaaaacaacaattaacAAACAGTTTAACACATGTACATTCTCAAAATGTGCGTGAGAATGTGATTACTTCAACATACCAAATTAGGGTATTTATCGCCGGATTCTTAGAATCCTGCTTACTACGAATCTCTCTTCACACTTCTATCATCTGCGAACCCTGATGACACCTCACGTTCTCATtctcacaataaataaaaattcgaGTTTGAGATCAGGCAGGGGTCCTCTACCTGATACAGACATCTTACATTTGAAACCATAACTCATATTGCACTCTCTTACTTATTCTTAAACTCCAACAGCCCTAAACCTCATTAACTTTACTTAACAGTACATAGAGTTCATTATAGGGTATTGAAGGAATTGGAGCGCTAGATCTGTATTATATTGCACAGCAAGTCACTTCACTTTGCAAATCTACGATTTTTCTTATTCAAgctctgtgtgagtgtgtctcAGTTGACATGAAATGGAGTCTAGCTGCAGATTGCCTCAAGCAGATCATCAGGAGCCTAAGAGAAAGTCTGCACGAAGACACCAGCAGCAGATAAAAAAGCTCTTTAGGATTGTTCTGTATAATTGCATTACATGTTATTGTCATCCGACTTAAAAAAGGGCCAGtcccttaaaggaacagttcacccaaaaataagaattctgtcatcatttactcaccctcgagttgttctaaatctgtttaaatgtatttgtccttattaacacagagaaagatatttggaagaatgcttgtaaataAACAGTTATTTGACCCTGTtgacaatagtaggaaaaatactttgttaatgcagtcaatggtggccaagaactgttttgttacaagcattcttccaaatatctttttctgtgttcataagaacaaagaaatgtatacatttgaaACAATTTGAGGGTAGATAAATGAAGACTGAATACAAATtggtcaaataaaacattgaatgcACATCGACCCAATGCAGTACGTTTTGCCTTCTGATTTACTTTTAATGGTAGTCAGAGTTCTTgttctgaaaaatattttaaatgtacattttagcGCAACACTTTGAAATATTGATAACCTCTCGACCCCTCACATGGGCGTCTCTGTAGTGTTTTAGACAGTGTTGCGGCAGTTATCAGTTGTTTATGTGGCTAAATAAATCATCTATGAGTGTCATTAAATCCATAATCACTTACAGCAACAAAAATCAGCAAGGTAAGGTTGTACAATTTGCATTTGCAAAGGGAAATTGTAGGGAAAAAGTAATGACTAGACAAATAGAGAGATTAGCAACCATTGTTTTGTAACCATTAAAgtccagaagaaaaaaaaatacagttcttACTTTTTCACTAAATATTGcagtatttacagtaaatagcttatcactgtgggtcattttctttttaaaattcatgtacgcTCATAATCCACTTCCCTGAAATAACTATCCAtcatgacgtaaattagacggcttgggcggagcatctgttaactcctccctttcaactgtcagtctgcagCCAGTTTCagttcaaaatgcaacagctgttttaacACATCAAATTCAT
This DNA window, taken from Triplophysa dalaica isolate WHDGS20190420 chromosome 6, ASM1584641v1, whole genome shotgun sequence, encodes the following:
- the grm2a gene encoding glutamate receptor, metabotropic 2a, translated to MAHRLAHFRGHGPSWPLHLTLLLLLLARTPQALAVPGYNTDISKKEIIIEGDLVIGGLFPVHQKGEGAQDCGRINAHRGIQRLEAMLLALDEINRDDQILPGVTLGAHILDTCSKDTYALEQSLEFVRASLTKVDDSEYTCPDGSYAIHDDVPLAISGVIGGSYSDVSIQVANLLRLFQIPQISYASTSAKLSDKSRYDYFARTVPPDFYQAKAMAEILRYLNWTYVSTVASEGDYGETGIDAFQQEARALQICIATSAKVSRSMDRFSYDGVIRSLLQKSNAKVVVLFTRSEDARELLVAAKRMNVSFIWVASDGWGAQESVVRGSESVADGAFTIELASYAIPDFTSYFTNLNPYNNTRNPWFREFWENRFQCSLHDIGCGKHSLRDGKFEQESKIMFVVNAVYAMAHALHNMRQAVCLNNTKICSAMKPVNGKKLYKDFILKTKFDAPFRPADTENAIHFDTYGDSLGRYNIFHYHKENDKYVYRKVGYWAQSLSLNTSSIPWESQGAPTSQCSDPCKKNEIKSMQPGDVCCWICIPCQPFQYLQDEFTCAVCGFGEWPLDNLTGCYDLPEEYIHWEDAWAVGPVTISCLGILCTLFVIGLFLKHNETPVVKASGRELSYILLLGVLLCYSITFIYISKPSAVVCTLRRLGLGTSFAVCYSALLTKTNRIARIFNGVKDGAQRPRFISPAPQVAICAALISCQLLVVVVWLLVEAPGVRKEVNPEKRDVVTLKCNSKDSSMLLSLTYNCILIILCTFYAFKTRKCPENFNEAKFIGFTMYTTCIIWLAFQPIFYVTASDYRVQTTTMCISVSLSGSVVLGCLFAPKIHIILFQPQKNVTTHRVATTRFSVTTGPGSSFSQASASNIVPTVCNGREVVDSTTSSL